One window of Bacteroidales bacterium genomic DNA carries:
- a CDS encoding Fpg/Nei family DNA glycosylase — translation MPELPDVEIFRQYAEKNALNREIEQVTVDEPKIAEVEENKINQSLQGQKFTKAERLGKYLLLPTTAESILIMHFGMTGWLKYGNGEKHRHTRASFIFSNGYALYFINPRKLGRISLSDDPDVFKKKKKVGQDALAIHLEEFQDLIGKKRGTLKSLLMNQGIIAGIGNIYSDEILFQAGMHPKTQISELKDYQKVSLFQYIKEVLHKAIEHNADPGNFPDWFIIPKRKEGEQCPACGGEVKKDQVSGRNFYYCPNCQK, via the coding sequence ATGCCCGAACTGCCAGATGTAGAAATATTCAGACAATATGCCGAAAAAAATGCATTGAACCGGGAGATCGAACAAGTGACCGTAGATGAGCCCAAAATAGCAGAAGTAGAAGAAAACAAGATCAATCAGTCGCTTCAGGGCCAGAAGTTCACAAAGGCTGAAAGACTGGGAAAATATCTGCTTTTGCCAACCACCGCAGAAAGTATCCTGATCATGCATTTCGGAATGACCGGTTGGCTAAAATACGGAAACGGAGAAAAACACAGGCACACCAGGGCCAGCTTTATCTTTTCCAACGGATATGCTTTGTATTTTATTAATCCGCGAAAGCTCGGACGGATATCCCTGTCAGACGATCCGGATGTTTTCAAAAAGAAGAAAAAAGTAGGACAGGATGCCTTAGCGATCCACCTGGAAGAATTTCAGGATCTAATTGGAAAAAAAAGGGGAACACTCAAGTCATTGCTCATGAACCAGGGCATCATTGCCGGAATAGGCAACATTTATTCGGACGAGATCCTTTTCCAGGCAGGAATGCACCCAAAAACGCAAATTTCCGAGCTGAAGGATTATCAAAAGGTATCCCTCTTTCAGTATATAAAGGAAGTGCTGCACAAAGCCATAGAACACAATGCAGACCCCGGTAACTTTCCGGATTGGTTTATCATTCCCAAAAGGAAAGAGGGAGAACAATGTCCCGCGTGCGGAGGTGAAGTCAAGAAAGATCAGGTTTCGGGGAGAAATTTTTATTATTGCCCCAATTGTCAGAAATAA